GCCATCTACGCGATCATCGCCGACATGGACATCGGCCGCGGCCTCTGGGCGCCGGCCGGCGGCATGGGCCGGATCGGCGAGGTGCTCGCCGGAGCGCTGATCGACGCCGGCGTCACCATCGCGTACGACTCCCCGGTCCGGGCGGTGCTGCGGGACGGGCACACGGTCCGCGGCGCGGCGACCGACGACGGCGTGATCGCCGCCGACGCGGTGATCGCGACGCTGGAGCGCGACCAGGTCGCCGATCTGCTCGGCGCGACCCCGCGGCGCAGGCTCCGCTACTCGCCCAGCGCCGTCGTCGCCCACGGTCTGCTGCCGGCCGGAACCGCGCGGGAGTGGTCGTCGGGGCACCACACGCTCGACTTCGGTGCGGCGTGGACGCAGACCTTCGCCGAGATCACCGGCCGTGGAGGCAAGCCGATGACCGACGGGTCGTTCCTGGTCACCCGGCCGGCGGTCAGCGACCCGGACACCTTCGTCACCGGCGGGCTGGAGTCGGTCTCGGTCCTGGCCCCCACCCCGAACCTGGACAGCGCACCGCTGGCGTGGGACGCGGTCGCCGGCCCCTATGTGACCGAGGTACTGGGCACCCTCGCCGGCCGCGGCTATCGCGGGATCGACGAGCTGAAGGTGTTGCGCGTCGACCATCCGGGTACCTGGCGGCGTGCCGGACTGCCCGCGGGCACGCCGTTCTCGGCGGCCCACACGGTGACGCAGACCGGTCCGCTGCGTACCCGCAACACGTGGCCCGGCCTGCGCAATCTGTTCCTGGCCGGCAGCGCCACGGTGCCCGGTGTCGGCATCCCGCCGGTCCTGATCTCCGGTGGCCTCGCGGCCGATCGCGCCGACGCGCTCCTCACGGGAGCGGCACGATGAGCGCGCGGCTGCGAGGACTGCTGAGCCACCCCGACGCACTGCTCGGGTTCGTGGGCGCGGTCCTGTTCGCAGTCGGCACCTACGGGGTGGCCGACATCCCGCGCAACGACACGACCCTGCAGAACCTCGGGCTGGCCCCGATCACCTACGGCAGCGGCAAGGCGCTCGCCTGGATCGCGTTCTGGACCGGCGTCACGCTGATGGTGATCGCCTGGATCCGGATCGGCCGCGCGGTGCTCGCCGGCACCAGCGATCTGGACGTGCGCGGCACCCGCTGGACCGTGTGCGCCTGGGCGCTGCCGATGCTGTTCGCCGTGCCGGTGTTCAGCCGCGACGTCTACGCGTATCTCGGTCAGGCCTGGGTGCTGGCGCAGGGCTACAACCCCTATCTCGACGGCCCCGCACACGCGCCCGGCCCGATCGTCGACTCGATGGCGCAGATCTGGGCGCCCACCACGTCCCCGTACACCCCGCTGTTCATGCTGATCGCACGCGGTGTCGTCGCGGTGACCGGGCAGAATGTGATCGCCGGGGTCTTCGTGATGCGCCTGGTGCTGCTGATCGGGCTCGCCCTCTCGCTGTGGGCGCTGCCCGCGCTCGCCGAGCGGTTCGGCGCCTCCCGGCGGCTCGCGCTGTGGCTGGTGCTGCTCAACCCGATGCTGCTGGCGCATCTGGTCGCCGGGCCGCACCTGGAACTGCTGATGATGGGCTTCCTCGCAGCGGGCGTCGCCGTGGTGGTCGGCGCCGGGAGCACGTCGACGGAGCCCGGCATGAACTCCGCGAGCGGGCCGGACGACGTCCGCGGGCGCCCGGTGTACGGCCTGCTTCTGCTCGGCGTCGCCGCGTCGATCAAGATCACCGCGGCCGTCGCGATCCCCTTCGTGGTGTGGATGTGGCTCGATCAGCTGCGGAGACAGCGCGCCGCCCGCGGCGAGGCCGCGCCGCTCGGCGCACGTCGCTTCGTCGGCGTCTTCGCGGCCACCGCCCTGATCCCGGCCGCGGTCTTCGGCGTGTTCACCCTGACCCTGGGGCTCGGCCTCGGGTGGCTGAACGGTCTGTCGTGGGCGTCGCGCATCATCAATCCGTTCACCATCCCCACGCTGGCCGGGCACCTCGTCACCTATGCGGCCGCGCCGTTCCACGTCTGGAACCTGCAGCAGGTGCTGCCGGTGACGCGGGCGATCGGCGAAGTGGTGCTGGCGGTGCTCCTGGTCTGGTTCTGGTGGCGTTCGCGCACCGATACGCGGGCGGCCGTCGCCGGGGCCGCGTGGGCGATGCTGGCGGTGCTGCTGCTGGAGCCGTCGACCCTGCCCTGGTACTACGTGTGGACGCTGGTGCTGGCCGTCGCATTCGACCTGCCTCTGTGGGTCCGGCAGGTGGTGGTCGGGGTGAGCGTGTTCTTCCTCATCACCTTCCAGCCCGACGATTCGATCACCTTCTACAAGCCGATTCCCTCGTTGGTCGCGCTGTTGCTCGCCGTGCTCGCCGCGGTCTCGCTCGACCGCCGGGATCCGCTGCGCCTGCGCAGGCTGCGGGACTGGGCCTTCGCGATCCCGCCGAAGCATGACTGAGCGCGGCTACCGCATCGGCCGGGCGATGACCGCGCGCGCCGGGCGCACCTACTACCTGGCCGCGGGATTGCTGCCGGCCGACCGGCGGCGCGGCGTCTACGCGCTGTATGGCTTCGCGCGGATGGCCGACGACATCGTCGATCGGTCGCCGCAGGCCCCGGCCGCGCAGGTCGCCGCGCTCGACGCGCTGGCGGCCGGACTCACCGCGGCCCTGGACGGCGAATCTCTCCCCGATCCGTCGCTGACCGCCGACCAGTGGGCGCTGCTGCATTCACTGGCCGCTACGGTCGAGCGGTTCGGCATCGACCCGGCGACGTTCGGGGCGTTCCTGCGCTCGATGCGGATGGACGTCCCGGGCACCGCCGAGTTCCGCAGCCGCTATCGGTCCTTCGCCGAGCTGCACGACTACACGTACGGCTCGGCGGCGGTGATCGGCCTGCAGATGCTGCCCATCCTGGGGGTGTCGCCGGGCGGCAGCGGCGGCGTGTCGTACGACGACGTCGCCGGCGGCGCGGCGCTCCTCGGCGAGGCGTTCCAGCTGACCAATTTCCTGCGCGACGTCGCCGAGGATCTCGACCGCGACCGGATCTACCTGCCCGCCGACCA
The nucleotide sequence above comes from Gordonia sp. PP30. Encoded proteins:
- the crtI gene encoding phytoene desaturase family protein, translated to MTATRHVVIIGAGLAGLAAAARLRGRGHQVTVLESAAVPGGLVRTEEIDGHRFDTGATLLTMPGLIVDALAELGIDRAEALARLSLTPVDPGYVMNYADGSVLALPHDAAAIPAAVARAFGPDTARGTADLLEWLRAVYDAEYGVFIDRNFGGIGDLTGPETRRAAAQLVKLRALGGLTGAVARFAPDERVQRAFTFQSLYAGVPPHRARAIYAIIADMDIGRGLWAPAGGMGRIGEVLAGALIDAGVTIAYDSPVRAVLRDGHTVRGAATDDGVIAADAVIATLERDQVADLLGATPRRRLRYSPSAVVAHGLLPAGTAREWSSGHHTLDFGAAWTQTFAEITGRGGKPMTDGSFLVTRPAVSDPDTFVTGGLESVSVLAPTPNLDSAPLAWDAVAGPYVTEVLGTLAGRGYRGIDELKVLRVDHPGTWRRAGLPAGTPFSAAHTVTQTGPLRTRNTWPGLRNLFLAGSATVPGVGIPPVLISGGLAADRADALLTGAAR
- the mptB gene encoding polyprenol phosphomannose-dependent alpha 1,6 mannosyltransferase MptB; this encodes MSARLRGLLSHPDALLGFVGAVLFAVGTYGVADIPRNDTTLQNLGLAPITYGSGKALAWIAFWTGVTLMVIAWIRIGRAVLAGTSDLDVRGTRWTVCAWALPMLFAVPVFSRDVYAYLGQAWVLAQGYNPYLDGPAHAPGPIVDSMAQIWAPTTSPYTPLFMLIARGVVAVTGQNVIAGVFVMRLVLLIGLALSLWALPALAERFGASRRLALWLVLLNPMLLAHLVAGPHLELLMMGFLAAGVAVVVGAGSTSTEPGMNSASGPDDVRGRPVYGLLLLGVAASIKITAAVAIPFVVWMWLDQLRRQRAARGEAAPLGARRFVGVFAATALIPAAVFGVFTLTLGLGLGWLNGLSWASRIINPFTIPTLAGHLVTYAAAPFHVWNLQQVLPVTRAIGEVVLAVLLVWFWWRSRTDTRAAVAGAAWAMLAVLLLEPSTLPWYYVWTLVLAVAFDLPLWVRQVVVGVSVFFLITFQPDDSITFYKPIPSLVALLLAVLAAVSLDRRDPLRLRRLRDWAFAIPPKHD
- a CDS encoding phytoene/squalene synthase family protein, which encodes MTERGYRIGRAMTARAGRTYYLAAGLLPADRRRGVYALYGFARMADDIVDRSPQAPAAQVAALDALAAGLTAALDGESLPDPSLTADQWALLHSLAATVERFGIDPATFGAFLRSMRMDVPGTAEFRSRYRSFAELHDYTYGSAAVIGLQMLPILGVSPGGSGGVSYDDVAGGAALLGEAFQLTNFLRDVAEDLDRDRIYLPADHLAAFGVDEEVLRTDVHRGRPGRALRAALRHLIAINRDQYRRTAPAIAALPGRTRPAIAAAARSYADILTEIERSDYDVLSRRAVVPKRRRVVHAARALLPAG